A single genomic interval of Babylonia areolata isolate BAREFJ2019XMU chromosome 26, ASM4173473v1, whole genome shotgun sequence harbors:
- the LOC143300345 gene encoding neutral cholesterol ester hydrolase 1-like: MKVLWLLLLSMLVLAVAYRIHLVLQRPLPPGLPEPEKIRWLDESGRIALAASSLLQYIGINPGHEGLKIFINTLFAIMFNPLPWQRPEPVSLTVSQDVYQGVPVSVYTPHKDPSSTPTQPTIIYFHGGGWTWLSVGVYDGPLKHLANSTRVKVIAVEYRKAPQHVFPAAYEDCLSVTRYVVKNARQLGVRQDAIMVAGDGAGGNLAAAVALALRDKLTMQILINPALQALNFATPSYQDNARLLPGITSAEKEATNWLRYAGATPRFLPTLLSNQHVSHNHVTRLHAHLDSRKRLPSYLNLTKRHTAHPRRTKPVVAKDMDVRITDPRFCPMLTADVTGVANAYVIASQYDVLRDEAVMYAHRLLENNVKVKLKYYPHAFHGFFMFSGGGWITFQNSVEALQDLVEFLNMHIFGVF; the protein is encoded by the exons ATGAAGGTTCTGTGGCTGTTGTTGCTGAGCATGCTGGTTCTGGCCGTGGCTTACCGAATCCACCTGGTGCTGCAGCGCCCTCTACCACCGGGTTTACCGGAACCGGAAAAGATACGATGGCTAGATGAGAGTGGAAGGATCGCCTTGGCGGCA AGCTCCTTGCTGCAGTACATAGGCATCAACCCGGGGCACGAGGGGCTGAAGATCTTCATCAACACTCTGTTCGCCATCATGTTCAACCCTCTGCCCTGGCAGAGGCCCGAGCCCGTCTCGCTTACG GTGAGTCAAGACGTGTACCAGGGGGTGCCGGTCAGTGTCTACACCCCCCACAAAGACCCCTCCTCCACGCCCACCCAGCCCACCATCATCTACTTCCATGGAGGGGGCTGGACCTGGCTGTCTGTTG GTGTGTATGACGGACCACTCAAACATCTGGCCAACAGCACAAGGGTCAAGGTCATTGCCGTGGA GTACCGCAAGGCCCCGCAACATGTATTCCCAGCAGCCTACGAGGACTGCCTGTCAGTGACGCGGTACGTGGTGAAGAACGCGCGTCAGCTGGGGGTGCGTCAGGACGCCATCATGGTGgcgggggacggggcggggggcaACCTGGCCGCTGCCGTGGCTCTGGCTCTCAGGGACAAACTCACCATGCAG ATCCTCATCAACCCAGCCCTGCAAGCTCTGAACTTCGCCACCCCGTCCTACCAGGACAACGCACGCTTACTCCCTGGCATCACCTCCGCGGAAAAGGAAGCAACCAACTGGCTGCGCTACGCAGGCGCGACCCCTCGCTTCCTGCCCACCCTCCTGTCCAATCAGCACGTCTCACACAACCACGTGACACGTCTGCACGCGCACTTGGACAGTCGGAAAAGGCTGCCTTCGTACCTCAACCTGACGAAGCGTCACACGGCTCATCCCCGTCGCACCAAACCGGTGGTCGCTAAGGACATGGACGTCCGCATCACGGATCCCAGGTTCTGCCCCATGCTTACCGCTGACGTCACCGGCGTGGCCAACGCTTACGTCATCGCTTCCCAGTATGACGTTTTGCGCGACGAGGCGGTGATGTACGCGCATCGGTTGTTGGAGAACAACGTGAAGGTCAAGTTGAAGTACTACCCGCACGCCTTCCACGGGTTCTTCATGTTCTCTGGGGGAGGCTGGATCACCTTTCAGAACAGTGTGGAGGCCTTGCAGGACTTGGTGGAGTTTCTCAACATGCACATTTTCGGTGTGTTTTGA